The DNA region GAGAAGCAAGGGAAGAAAAAGTGGGAAAAAGAAAGTGCATGTGATATTTGACCAATTCCATTTCACTTTTTCCAAAACTAACAACTACCAAATTCCTTGCAAACAATTATTCTTCAACTGGTGCAGCTGAAAATCTGATTCTTCTAAAACAAGCAAGCAACATGCgtgtaatatatatttttcttaatcaatTTCATAACAACATAATTACAGAAAGTCTAATGGCTAATATACTACATGACTGATCTACCTACCAGGATGCCGCATGTAACAGGCGCAATGTGAGAACAAATTAGAGGAAGCAAagtaaaatttctaaaatgttGCTTTAATCTACGGCTCTGTGTTTATACATTATGCACAACAGTGAAAAGGAACATATATACcctttcaaaatctaaacagAAAATCTTGAGCAGAAATTGCACGATTTCATAAAACAAGTCTAACCTTTTCGATGTTATCCATCATAACTCCTTTCACCTCTGTTATTTGAGCCTTCAGCTTGGAAAGTTTACTCATTTCTTCTGGATGATTCATGCAATATTGCATGTGCTCCTTAAGCCTTGGCCTGTCATGAAAATTATAGGTTGTTAGGTAAAACATACGACATATAACTCAGACATTGTTCATGATAGGTATGCTGTTCATGATGGGCATACCCAAATTCTCTGTCAAGAGTGTATGCAACACTGAATCGGTCTAGAAATAAATCATCATCGTCCTCATCATCTGCAAGTGGGTGAGGGTCCTCCTCCTTGATACTTGATCCATAACGCTGTTTAAAGTCATCTTTCACGCGCTCCAGAAATACAAATGGCATATTCCTTCCAACTGATTCATCCGCAACAGCGAGAAAGACTGCAAATCACTCAAACACCTTCAGCCACAAATGTTGGTGAAATCTAAA from Cucurbita pepo subsp. pepo cultivar mu-cu-16 unplaced genomic scaffold, ASM280686v2 Cp4.1_scaffold000919, whole genome shotgun sequence includes:
- the LOC111786013 gene encoding vesicle-associated membrane protein 727-like, which gives rise to MSQKGLIYSFVAKGTVVLAEHTSFSGNFSTIAVQCLQKLPSNGSKCTYSCDGYTFNFLLDSGFVFLAVADESVGRNMPFVFLERVKDDFKQRYGSSIKEEDPHPLADDEDDDDLFLDRFSVAYTLDREFGPRLKEHMQYCMNHPEEMSKLSKLKAQITEVKGVMMDNIEKVRLVL